Sequence from the Ziziphus jujuba cultivar Dongzao chromosome 9, ASM3175591v1 genome:
aaatggaaGGTCTAGTTGTGCCCCCAGTTTTACAGGTGATCTTTGACAGGTTGACTTCTCCTTTCCTACAAAAGCTTGGTAATATGTGGAATCTCACTGACAACTTCGAAAAGTTACAGCGAACCTTGGTCTATGTTCAATCCATTCTTGAAGATGCAGAACAGAGACAGGTGATGGATAGAGATGTCAGAACATGGTTGGCAGAGCTCAAACGTGTTGTTTATGATGCTGAGGACCTGCTTGATGATATTACTATAAGTGGTGCGCTTGTCAACTCCGGAGGAGTCCAAGGGTTTGGTATGAAATTTGATCTTTTGCACACACAGTATGCTGATGATATAAGCGAGATGCTAGATAAGTTAGAAGCTGTTAGAGATGAAGGGTCTAAATTCAATTTGAGAGAGCGTAGTGTGATTCATGTTAGGAGGGAAACTGGTTCTTTTGTTATTGAATCTGAAGTTTGTGGAAGAGAGGAAGATAAAGAGAATATAGTGAAGATGTTGTTATCTAGTGAAGCTACACATGGAGGAGCTGTGTCATTCATTCCAATTGTAGGCTTAGGAGGGGTTGGAAAGACCACCCTTGCTCAATTAGTGTTTAATGATCAAAGGGTAATACAGCATTTCAATGCTAGAATATGGGTTTTTGTTTCTGATCACTTTGATGCCAAGTCAATAATGATGACTGTCATTGATTTTCTTAGCAAAGAGAAATGTCAGTACTCAACAATGGATGCACTTCAAAGGGCAGTTCGGGACTTGTTGCATGACAAGAGATACTTAATTGTATTGGATGATGCTTGGACAAGAAATCAGAGTGACTGGGAAAAACTAGAGCCACTCTTTAGGGGAGTTGTTGATGGAAGCAAGATTATAATCACAACCCGCAGTAGAAGAGTTGCAATGATGATTAACTCCCCTAATTCTCCATATTACTTGAAGGGTTTGTCCATGGATGCTTGCTGGTCTTTGTTCACACAACGTGCATTCCAACCGGGAGAAGTAGAAAGTCACCCGCATCTGTTGCCCATTGGACAGCAGATTGTCAGAAAATGTGGAGGAGTGGCATTGGCTGCAAAAATATTGGGAAGTCTCATGCGTttcaaaagagagaaaagggaGTGGCTTGCTGTTCAAAATTGTGAACTTTGGAACTTGGTTGAATATGAGAGTGGAATTCTACCAGCCATAGGATTGAGTTACTTCCATTTACCACCCCATCTGAAGCGTTGTTTCACATTCTGTTCAATAATTCCCAGAGGTCATGAGATCAGGAAAGAGAAACTAATCCGTCAATGGATGGCAGCAGGTTTAATTCAATCCAATGGAGAAGGAGAAACACCAGAGGACATAGGCAATGCCTACTTCAATGATCTTCTTTGGATGTCTTTCTTCCAAGAGGTGAATGATTGTAATGATGGTGGTGTTGTTAGATACAGGATGCATGATGTTATTTATGATCTTGCTCAATCTCTTGCTGGAGCAGACTTAACTATTCTACAACGCGGTTTTCCTCCAAGGAATTATGCACAAGTTCGTCACTCTTCTGTGGTTTGTGATTTTGGGTCCTCAATGATCCCAGAACAGTTATATGAAGCTCAGCGTCTACGAACTCTCTTCTTATTTTCAGAAGGAAATTTTCGAGAAGTCCCTCGCAGAGTATTTCTAAGCTTTAAATATTTGCGGGAGCTGGATTTGAGTGGATGTGGTCTTCAGGTTCTGGATAATTCAATTGGTGAGTTATTGTTTCTGAGGTTTCTCGAtctctctcacacacatatCCAATCGTTACCCCGTTTCATTGAAGAATTACATTTCTTACAGACTTTGAATGTATCTGGTTGCTATAGTCTTGAAGGGTTGCCAAACTTAGCAAATATGAAAAGCCTCAGACATCTCAATAACACTGGCTGTGAAGCATTGACCACCATGTTACCTTTGCACGAACCCTTCAATAATCTCCAACTGCTTTCCACTTTTATCACACAGGGTAGGAGAGCATTGATCGATATGGCTCTCCCCCAAACCCCAAATGAGCTTCAAACATTACCACTCTTTGTTGTTGGTGGCATTCCTGACTTGCTGCTTCTTGAACGGCTTGACCTCCATGGaagtttgaaaattacacaGTTAGAGAATGTGCGTGACACCCCTTACATAGGGTATTATGGATTGATGAAAATGAAAGGCATTGAGTCGTTGGGACTTTACTGGGGTGATAACGGTCGTTGTTGTCCAAGCATTGATCCAGAAGATGGATCTCCTTTTACCATATttcaagaaagaaaacaaaatcaatcacCAATAAGGTCAGACAGGTTTCCACCTGATGCTTTTGAGGCAAACTATATCCTTAGTTGCCTCCAGCCgcaccaaaatttaaaaagactGCTTGTGAAAGGCTATCCAGGCTTCTCGTTTCCTAATTGGAGATCACTTATCAATTTG
This genomic interval carries:
- the LOC125424286 gene encoding putative disease resistance protein RGA1 → MEGLVVPPVLQVIFDRLTSPFLQKLGNMWNLTDNFEKLQRTLVYVQSILEDAEQRQVMDRDVRTWLAELKRVVYDAEDLLDDITISGALVNSGGVQGFGMKFDLLHTQYADDISEMLDKLEAVRDEGSKFNLRERSVIHVRRETGSFVIESEVCGREEDKENIVKMLLSSEATHGGAVSFIPIVGLGGVGKTTLAQLVFNDQRVIQHFNARIWVFVSDHFDAKSIMMTVIDFLSKEKCQYSTMDALQRAVRDLLHDKRYLIVLDDAWTRNQSDWEKLEPLFRGVVDGSKIIITTRSRRVAMMINSPNSPYYLKGLSMDACWSLFTQRAFQPGEVESHPHLLPIGQQIVRKCGGVALAAKILGSLMRFKREKREWLAVQNCELWNLVEYESGILPAIGLSYFHLPPHLKRCFTFCSIIPRGHEIRKEKLIRQWMAAGLIQSNGEGETPEDIGNAYFNDLLWMSFFQEVNDCNDGGVVRYRMHDVIYDLAQSLAGADLTILQRGFPPRNYAQVRHSSVVCDFGSSMIPEQLYEAQRLRTLFLFSEGNFREVPRRVFLSFKYLRELDLSGCGLQVLDNSIGELLFLRFLDLSHTHIQSLPRFIEELHFLQTLNVSGCYSLEGLPNLANMKSLRHLNNTGCEALTTMLPLHEPFNNLQLLSTFITQGRRALIDMALPQTPNELQTLPLFVVGGIPDLLLLERLDLHGSLKITQLENVRDTPYIGYYGLMKMKGIESLGLYWGDNGRCCPSIDPEDGSPFTIFQERKQNQSPIRSDRFPPDAFEANYILSCLQPHQNLKRLLVKGYPGFSFPNWRSLINLTSVALIDCKRCEGLPTLGNLTLLNSLLLQGMHEVRRIGGEFYGQSTRRPFSALKELTLIEFPNLEEWLGSHSRDVFPSLSKLIIKKCQKLKVMPQIISTIQHLELHDCAACLVDYFQNLTSLTILVIDNIENLSSFPGAFPGNNPFLTSLEIKSCPWLYSLPTFEDLTALKSLTIRWCEKLSYLPKGLQNLNALESLEIGDCHSLMFLPEVGTRGSSNLRTLSIENCSNLTSLSMGMKNLTSLEHLIIMYCPSLVTLPQGIRHLSALQSLTILGCCTEFISLPEELQNLTGLHSLEIRSCPGLEALPEWIDMLISLRSLAISECHRIRLLPEGIEYLTGLQHLSIQDCPQLLERCRQGTGEDWPKIAHVPYKHIGLPTLRHPTEASSSSS